In Carassius gibelio isolate Cgi1373 ecotype wild population from Czech Republic chromosome B13, carGib1.2-hapl.c, whole genome shotgun sequence, one genomic interval encodes:
- the lgi1a gene encoding leucine-rich glioma-inactivated protein 1a, with translation MGLRRTVLLCFLCSLMLVLHASRRRHARCPASCTCSKDNALCANTGSIPRSFPPDVISLSFVKSGFNEIPKESFIHTPALHLLLFTANNFDSINEDAFLGLPHLEYLFIENNQIKSISPFAFRGLKSLIHLSLAYNNLETLPRDLFKGMEALTKVDLRGNLFSCDCKLKWLVDWMFHTNATVDQIFCNGPEAYQGKKINDLVAQSFDCITTDFSLLKSLDFQSISAEAFVFGGDQFVVFAQPFIGRCSFMEWDHVQMEFRNFDNITSTSTVICKPLVIDSQLFIIVAQLFGGSHIFKRDVSANKFIKIQDIDILKVRKPNDVEIFHVDEESFFIIADSSKAGSTTIYKWNGNGFYSHQSLHPWHRDTDVEYLEISGKPHLILSSSSQRPVVYQWSKSTKQFDRRTDIPEMEDVYAVKHFTVKSELYICLTRFIGDSKVMKWDGSMFTEIQTMASRGSMVFQPFSIANWQYAILGSDYAFTRVYRWDAKKRQFIHFQELNIQAPRAFSLVFIDNREFLLGSSFKGQTRIYEHLVLDLSS, from the exons ATGGGTCTCAGAAGGACCGTGCTCTTGTGCTTCTTGTGCTCGCTGATGCTGGTTCTTCACGCCAGCCGCAGGAGACACGCGCGCTGCCCCGCTTCGTGCACGTGCAGCAAAGATAACGCCTTGTGTGCCAATACCGGATCAATCCCGAGGAGCTTCCCGCCCGATGTCATCTCACT atcatTCGTCAAGTCCGGCTTTAATGAAATCCCTAAAGAGAGTTTCATTCACACGCCAGCCCTCCATCTTTT GCTTTTCACAGCAAACAACTTTGATTCTATAAATGAAGATGCGTTTCTTGGTCTTCCTCATCTGGAGTATCT tttcattgaaaataaccaaatcaAGTCCATATCGCCATTCGCCTTCAGAGGCCTGAAGTCTTTAATACATTT AAGTTTGGCGTACAATAATTTGGAGACACTACCAAGAGATCTTTTCAAAGGGATGGAAGCTTTGACTAAAGT GGATCTGAGAGGAAATCTTTTCAGCTGTGACTGTAAGCTAAAGTGGTTAGTCGACTGGATGTTTCATACAAATGCAACTGTGGATCAGATCTTCTGCAATGGCCCTGAAGCTTACCAGGGCAAGAAGATCAACGACCTTGTAGCACAGTCATTTGATTGCATAACAACAG ACTTTTCGTTGTTGAAGTCTCTTGACTTTCAGTCCATTTCAGCCGAGGCTTTTGTGTTCGGTGGTGACCAGTTTGTGGTATTCGCCCAGCCTTTCATTGGCAGGTGCAGCTTCATGGAATGGGATCACGTGCAGATGGAGTTCAGGAACTTTGATAACATCACAA GCACTTCCACTGTCATCTGCAAACCTCTAGTCATTGATAGTCAACTCTTCATTATAGTCGCCCAGCTGTTCGGCGGCTCGCACATCTTCAAGCGAGATGTCTCTGCAAACAAATTCATCAAAATCCAAGACATCGACATTCTGAAAGTCCGAAAGCCAAATGACGTGGAAATCTTCCACGTCGACGAAGAGTCTTTCTTCATCATAGCCGACAGCTCCAAAGCCGGCTCGACAACTATTTATAAGTGGAACGGCAACGGCTTCTACTCCCATCAGTCTTTGCACCCCTGGCACCGCGACACAGATGTGGAGTACCTAGAGATCTCTGGGAAGCCTCATCTGATCTTGTCCAGCAGCTCTCAAAGGCCGGTCGTTTACCAGTGGAGCAAGAGCACGAAGCAGTTTGACCGGCGCACAGATATCCCAGAGATGGAGGACGTGTACGCGGTCAAACACTTCACCGTGAAGAGCGAGCTCTACATATGTCTGACCCGCTTCATTGGCGACTCCAAGGTGATGAAATGGGACGGTAGCATGTTCACTGAGATCCAGACCATGGCCTCTCGTGGCTCCATGGTCTTCCAGCCGTTCTCCATAGCCAACTGGCAGTACGCCATCCTGGGCAGCGACTACGCCTTTACTCGGGTCTATCGCTGGGATGCAAAGAAAAGACAGTTCATTCACTTCCAAGAGCTGAACATTCAGGCACCCAGGGCTTTTTCTCTGGTGTTCATTGACAACAGGGAGTTCCTTCTTGGTTCTAGTTTTAAGGGGCAAACACGTATATATGAGCACCTGGTCCTTGACTTGAGCAGCTGA
- the LOC127970499 gene encoding F-box only protein 28, whose amino-acid sequence MAAVGVSTDGGVAPLDPDSASPAPEQTLQNNALLGLPIVAIENILNFLSYDEISLLRLVCKRMDVICQRVLNQGFLRVERYHSLCQKQVKAQLPRRESERRNHSLARHADILAAVETRLSLLNMTFMKYVDSNLCCFIPGKVIDEIYRVLRYVNSTRAPQRAHEVLQELRDISSMAMEYFDEKIVPILKKRLPGADLSGRLIGSAPVAGPSSSLTTMSLLAKNTPSRSEMTKVQQQVKVNGASMTALRREMQEVRVKQLEQQKQLQDQEQKLLEQSQVMGEQNARLAELEHKLRELMDSAVASSSSEGLCLKRPRTCPDLPRHSKRLRSKK is encoded by the exons ATGGCGGCTGTAGGAGTGAGCACTGATGGAGGCGTCGCGCCGCTGGATCCGGACTCTGCGTCTCCAGCGCCGGAGCAGACGCTCCAGAACAACGCGCTGCTGGGACTCCCGATCGTGGCGATCGAGAACATCCTCAACTTCCTGTCCTACGACGAGATCAGTCTGCTGCGACTG GTGTGTAAGCGCATGGATGTGATCTGCCAGCGTGTGCTGAACCAAGGCTTCCTGAGAGTGGAGCGCTATCACAGTCTGTGCCAGAAACAGGTGAAGGCCCAGCTGCCCAG GCGGGAGTCGGAGCGCAGGAATCACTCGTTAGCGCGGCACGCAGACATCCTGGCGGCGGTGGAGACGCGTCTGTCACTGCTCAACATGACCTTCATGAAATACGTGGACTCAAACCTCTGCTGCTTCATTCCTGGAAAG GTGATCGATGAGATTTACCGTGTTCTGCGGTATGTGAACTCCACACGAGCGCCACAGAGAGCTCACGAGGTGCTGCAGGAGCTGCGGGACATCTCCTCCATGGCCATGGAGTACTTCGACGAGAAGATCGTCCCCATCCTGAAGAAGAGGCTTCCCGGCGCGGATCTCTCCGGACGACTGATCGGATCTGCTCCGG TGGCCGGTCCCTCTTCCTCTCTCACCACCATGTCCCTGCTGGCCAAGAACACTCCGTCTCGCTCAGAGATGACGAAGGTGCAGCAGCAGGTGAAGGTGAACGGCGCGTCGATGACGGCGCTGCGGCGTGAGATGCAGGAGGTGCGTGTGAAGCAGCTGGAGCAGCAGAAGCAGCTGCAGGATCAGGAGCAGAAGCTGCTGGAGCAGTCTCAGGTGATGGGAGAGCAGAACGCCCGTCTGGCCGAGCTGGAGCACAAGCTCAGGGAACTGATGGACAGCGCCGTGGCCTCCAGCTCGTCCGAGGGCCTGTGTCTCAAACGGCCCCGCACCTGCCCAGACCTCCCGCGTCACTCCAAACGCCTGCGCAGCAAGAAATAG